In a single window of the Pedococcus dokdonensis genome:
- a CDS encoding acyltransferase family protein, whose product MVGRGPVLTAAPAARRSPLPALTGLRVLAAAWVVLFHYRADLEALAPWTVPADTFMRAGYLGVDLFFPLSGFILAYNYADAMRTFSWGAASSFVRNRFARVWPVHFVALNIDLAMAVAMGTLGIGENGHRRTPAAYGQNVLMVHNWFNDRPSFNGPAWSIASEWFAYLLAPLLFVLVARVVGARTSVLCAALSYAAMLAVFATLALPNGNLEHMFYVRIMGEFVAGMFLCLAWVRGGLALGRLAPLLPVVVLAVALVPALSSGDYWMAPVMGLVVAVVASAGGWVGSWLSTGFMVAAGEASYCLYMTHYLMRPVVTWLREWGDGAWWTAAVSVVAVVLALGAAAWLMHVLVERPARRLLHARAPRPAPEPVPA is encoded by the coding sequence GTGGTCGGCCGAGGACCCGTCCTGACGGCCGCGCCGGCAGCACGCCGGTCACCCCTGCCCGCACTGACCGGGCTGCGGGTGCTGGCGGCCGCGTGGGTGGTGCTGTTCCACTACCGCGCCGACCTCGAGGCGCTCGCGCCGTGGACCGTCCCGGCCGACACCTTCATGCGGGCCGGCTACCTCGGCGTCGACCTGTTCTTCCCGCTGAGCGGCTTCATCCTCGCCTACAACTACGCCGACGCGATGCGCACCTTCTCGTGGGGTGCCGCCTCGTCGTTCGTGCGCAACCGGTTCGCTCGGGTCTGGCCGGTCCACTTCGTCGCCCTCAACATCGACCTGGCGATGGCGGTCGCCATGGGCACCCTCGGGATCGGTGAGAACGGCCACCGTCGCACGCCCGCGGCATACGGGCAGAACGTGCTGATGGTGCACAACTGGTTCAACGACCGCCCCAGCTTCAACGGGCCGGCCTGGTCGATCGCCTCGGAGTGGTTCGCCTACCTGCTGGCGCCACTGCTGTTCGTGCTCGTGGCGCGGGTGGTGGGCGCCCGCACCTCGGTGCTGTGCGCTGCCCTGTCGTATGCCGCGATGCTCGCCGTGTTCGCGACCCTGGCCCTGCCCAACGGCAACCTCGAGCACATGTTCTACGTGCGGATCATGGGGGAGTTCGTCGCCGGGATGTTCCTGTGCCTCGCGTGGGTGCGCGGTGGCCTGGCACTGGGCCGGCTGGCGCCGCTGCTGCCGGTCGTGGTGCTGGCGGTCGCCCTGGTGCCGGCGCTGTCCTCGGGCGACTACTGGATGGCCCCGGTGATGGGGCTGGTCGTCGCCGTGGTGGCCTCGGCCGGTGGGTGGGTCGGGTCGTGGCTGTCGACCGGGTTCATGGTGGCGGCGGGGGAGGCGTCGTACTGCCTCTACATGACCCACTACCTGATGCGGCCGGTGGTCACCTGGCTGCGGGAGTGGGGCGACGGGGCCTGGTGGACGGCCGCCGTCTCGGTCGTGGCGGTGGTGCTCGCCCTCGGCGCGGCCGCGTGGCTGATGCACGTGCTGGTGGAGCGTCCGGCCCGCCGCCTGCTGCACGCCCGAGCCCCGCGCCCGGCACCGGAGCCGGTGCCGGCCTGA
- a CDS encoding GNAT family N-acetyltransferase — protein MPRVSLPITTERLVLRTLLPRDVDDVLAYRSQPDVVRYIPGDPRDREQVADMVAHYGTAGLIDEKRAHLTLAVDRGGRVIGDVMLAFNGPDGADGRQCELGWVFTPDVQGQGYATEAARALLKVAFSELGVHRVWAQLDGENTASARLCERLGMQREAYLVQGSWFKEQWTDLAIYAIRADEWSAEDPS, from the coding sequence ATGCCGCGCGTCAGCCTGCCGATCACGACCGAGCGGCTCGTGCTGCGCACCCTGCTGCCCCGCGACGTCGACGACGTGCTCGCCTACCGGTCCCAGCCCGACGTGGTGCGCTACATCCCCGGCGACCCGCGGGACCGTGAGCAGGTCGCCGACATGGTGGCGCACTACGGCACGGCCGGCCTGATCGACGAGAAGCGCGCCCACCTCACCCTCGCCGTCGACCGCGGCGGCCGGGTGATCGGCGACGTGATGCTCGCCTTCAACGGTCCCGACGGCGCCGACGGCAGGCAGTGCGAGCTCGGGTGGGTCTTCACCCCTGACGTCCAGGGGCAGGGTTATGCCACGGAGGCCGCGCGGGCGCTGCTGAAGGTGGCGTTCTCCGAGCTCGGGGTGCACCGGGTCTGGGCCCAGCTGGACGGCGAGAACACCGCCTCGGCGCGGCTCTGCGAACGGCTCGGGATGCAGCGCGAGGCCTACCTCGTGCAGGGGTCGTGGTTCAAGGAGCAGTGGACCGACCTGGCGATCTACGCCATCCGGGCCGACGAGTGGTCGGCCGAGGACCCGTCCTGA
- the lpdA gene encoding dihydrolipoyl dehydrogenase, with product MADFDVVVLGAGPGGYVAAIRASQLGLKAAVVESKYWGGVCLNVGCIPSKALLRNAELSHILTHEKDKFGIEGEARMSFGPTHARSRAVSAGIVKGVHFLMKKNKITEIDGWGTLTSPTSMDVALNSGEKQSITFDKLIIATGATTRLIPGTSLSDRVVTYEEQILTDQLPGSIVIAGSGAIGVEFAYVMKNFGVDVTIVEFLDRMVPTEDAEVSKELLKHYKKLGITVLLSTKVESIDDSGEKVKVTVSPAAGGDSQVLETDKVLQAIGFAPRLEGYGLEALGVATERGAIVIDDRCRTNVDNVYAIGDVTGKLMLAHTAEAQGVVAAETMADAETMPVEYDFIPRATYCQPQIASFGYTEEQAREKGFDVKVAKFPFSANGKAMGLGDAVGFVKVVADATHNEIIGAHLIGPDVTELLPALTLAQKWDLTADEVARNVFAHPTLSEAVKEAVEGIAGHMINL from the coding sequence ATGGCTGACTTCGACGTCGTGGTTCTCGGTGCTGGTCCTGGTGGTTACGTCGCGGCGATCCGCGCCTCCCAGCTCGGCCTCAAGGCCGCTGTGGTGGAGTCGAAGTACTGGGGCGGGGTGTGCCTCAACGTGGGCTGCATCCCGTCGAAGGCCCTGCTGCGCAACGCCGAGCTCTCGCACATCCTGACCCACGAGAAGGACAAGTTCGGGATCGAGGGCGAGGCCCGGATGTCGTTCGGCCCGACGCATGCCCGCTCGCGCGCGGTGTCGGCCGGGATCGTCAAGGGCGTCCACTTCCTGATGAAGAAGAACAAGATCACCGAGATCGACGGCTGGGGCACGCTGACCAGCCCGACCTCGATGGACGTCGCGCTCAACTCGGGTGAGAAGCAGTCGATCACCTTCGACAAGCTGATCATCGCCACCGGTGCGACCACCCGGCTCATCCCGGGCACCTCGCTGTCCGACCGCGTCGTGACCTACGAGGAGCAGATCCTCACCGACCAGCTGCCGGGCTCGATCGTGATCGCCGGCTCAGGCGCCATCGGGGTCGAGTTCGCCTACGTGATGAAGAACTTCGGCGTCGACGTGACCATCGTGGAGTTCCTCGACCGGATGGTGCCGACCGAGGACGCCGAGGTCTCCAAGGAGCTGCTCAAGCACTACAAGAAGCTCGGCATCACCGTCCTGCTCTCCACCAAGGTCGAGTCCATCGACGACAGCGGCGAGAAGGTCAAGGTCACCGTCTCCCCGGCTGCCGGAGGCGACTCGCAGGTGCTCGAGACCGACAAGGTGCTCCAGGCGATCGGCTTCGCGCCGCGGCTCGAGGGCTACGGCCTGGAGGCGCTGGGGGTGGCCACCGAGCGGGGTGCCATCGTCATCGACGACCGCTGCCGCACGAACGTCGACAACGTCTATGCGATCGGCGACGTCACCGGCAAGCTCATGCTGGCGCACACCGCCGAGGCCCAGGGTGTGGTCGCCGCCGAGACGATGGCCGATGCCGAGACGATGCCGGTCGAGTACGACTTCATCCCGCGGGCGACCTACTGCCAGCCGCAGATCGCGTCGTTCGGCTACACCGAGGAGCAGGCCAGGGAGAAGGGCTTCGACGTCAAGGTCGCCAAGTTCCCGTTCTCCGCCAACGGCAAGGCGATGGGGCTCGGCGACGCCGTCGGCTTCGTCAAGGTCGTCGCCGACGCCACCCACAACGAGATCATCGGCGCCCACCTGATCGGCCCCGACGTGACCGAGCTGTTGCCGGCGCTGACCCTGGCGCAGAAGTGGGACCTCACCGCCGACGAGGTGGCGCGCAACGTGTTCGCGCACCCCACCCTGTCCGAGGCGGTCAAGGAGGCCGTCGAGGGCATCGCCGGCCACATGATCAACCTCTGA